One region of Paenibacillus polymyxa M1 genomic DNA includes:
- a CDS encoding sensor histidine kinase, whose translation MKLKKSAEDKMIFLYRYVSLSLTSLVFLFETSRLMVWQKLLLIVFLFLSVTAFTWIYRKYRLHDMVLKCSIALETAGIILLLFPTGGINSPFKWYVITPMLVACAHLSMRYSWTLLLSYIGLVLTFCYIFFTPGQYFLWDLILQNINLFLVLIVTTMAMQVIRVMKDELKVAKEQANETMDHIKSIYHIMETTSHNEALNLGQVISDYTVKLTKQSRAFFWLDSQEEDAPASSQTGWTVEEEEQLFEELENYREEFREEREPFFRHLPEWGDFLMITVPMTTRFVATIGLKLGPDQSLTGRRWLVQQLIFLAELSAVFLERYELERIENQLIVTNEQNRIANEMHDNVSQSLFGIVYATHSLRQTWCHQPKEQVEEQIDLIQQSANQAVRELKGAIHSLSSKKSGGSTWLGTVKSHLHTLSKLNHVQIDFDIHGDHYSLPYLYQKALFRIISEAAGNAIRHGLAKRIDVKLKLTPQVIRLSIHDDGVGFETARMVAGGEAVSAGGGLGMMNMEYLAQSMGGEFDISSRIGEGTQIRLSIPVNAYE comes from the coding sequence ATGAAGTTGAAGAAGTCAGCAGAAGACAAAATGATTTTTTTATACCGTTATGTATCATTATCTTTAACATCACTTGTTTTTCTGTTCGAAACATCTAGATTAATGGTATGGCAGAAGCTATTACTGATTGTTTTTCTATTTTTATCCGTTACAGCATTTACTTGGATTTACCGTAAATACAGACTTCATGATATGGTATTGAAATGCAGTATTGCACTAGAAACCGCAGGGATCATTTTGCTGTTATTCCCGACCGGAGGGATAAATAGCCCGTTCAAATGGTATGTGATTACTCCCATGCTGGTAGCTTGTGCTCATCTATCCATGAGGTACAGCTGGACGCTCCTACTTTCTTATATCGGTTTGGTGCTCACATTTTGTTATATCTTTTTTACACCAGGTCAATATTTTTTGTGGGATCTTATATTGCAGAACATTAATCTGTTTCTGGTATTGATCGTAACCACAATGGCAATGCAGGTTATTCGCGTCATGAAGGACGAACTGAAGGTGGCTAAAGAACAAGCCAATGAGACGATGGATCATATCAAGTCGATTTATCACATCATGGAGACGACCAGCCATAATGAGGCATTAAATCTGGGTCAGGTCATCTCGGATTACACTGTCAAGCTAACCAAGCAGAGCCGTGCATTTTTCTGGCTGGATAGTCAGGAGGAAGATGCACCGGCAAGCAGCCAGACAGGCTGGACGGTAGAAGAAGAGGAGCAGCTATTCGAAGAACTGGAGAATTACCGGGAGGAGTTCAGGGAAGAGCGCGAACCATTTTTCAGACATCTGCCGGAATGGGGCGACTTTCTCATGATCACCGTACCGATGACGACCCGCTTTGTAGCGACGATTGGCCTCAAGCTGGGACCGGATCAGAGTTTGACAGGAAGACGCTGGCTTGTGCAACAACTGATATTCTTAGCTGAGCTGAGTGCTGTGTTTTTGGAACGCTATGAGCTGGAGCGCATTGAGAATCAGTTGATTGTGACGAATGAGCAGAACCGGATTGCAAATGAAATGCATGACAATGTTTCACAAAGTCTTTTTGGTATTGTGTACGCAACCCATTCTCTCCGGCAGACTTGGTGCCATCAGCCTAAGGAGCAGGTGGAGGAGCAAATTGATTTAATTCAGCAATCGGCCAATCAAGCGGTTAGAGAGCTGAAGGGGGCAATTCATAGCCTAAGCTCGAAAAAAAGCGGAGGCTCAACTTGGTTGGGTACGGTGAAAAGTCATCTGCATACACTCTCCAAGCTGAACCATGTACAAATTGATTTTGACATCCACGGTGATCATTATTCACTTCCGTATTTGTACCAAAAGGCTTTGTTCCGCATCATTTCCGAAGCGGCGGGGAACGCAATCCGTCATGGATTGGCCAAGCGAATTGATGTGAAGTTAAAATTGACGCCCCAAGTGATTAGACTGTCTATTCATGACGACGGAGTAGGGTTTGAGACGGCGAGAATGGTAGCAGGAGGTGAGGCGGTCAGTGCAGGCGGGGGCCTGGGCATGATGAATATGGAATATTTAGCTCAATCGATGGGAGGCGAATTTGATATTTCAAGTCGAATCGGAGAGGGAACACAGATTCGATTGTCCATTCCGGTAAATGCTTATGAATGA
- a CDS encoding response regulator: MKIVIVDDHPLVRKGLAAVISMQPNVQFAGEAQNQQEALAVIEETDPDLVLLDLKLADESGLDIIKIARGRGFRSKFILLTSSATREDFLKAEEASVDGYVLKEALPEELIYAIHLVNKGRKYYDPAILENKLREDAGNLTDDLTPKEKEVLVELGQGACNREIASRLFISEFTVKKHVSQILAKLRLADRTQAALYANAIGLAKYEPTNMMMR, encoded by the coding sequence ATGAAAATTGTCATTGTCGATGATCATCCTTTAGTACGGAAAGGACTCGCTGCGGTTATATCCATGCAGCCTAACGTTCAGTTCGCGGGAGAGGCCCAGAATCAACAGGAAGCACTTGCAGTGATCGAGGAAACGGATCCAGATTTGGTGCTGCTGGATTTGAAATTAGCTGATGAATCAGGTCTGGATATTATCAAGATAGCGCGCGGACGCGGGTTCAGAAGCAAATTTATTTTGCTGACCTCTTCTGCAACACGTGAAGATTTTCTGAAAGCGGAGGAAGCCTCTGTAGACGGTTATGTGCTTAAGGAGGCTTTGCCTGAGGAATTAATTTACGCGATTCATCTTGTCAACAAAGGACGCAAATATTATGATCCGGCTATTCTCGAAAATAAGCTACGTGAAGATGCGGGCAATCTCACGGACGACCTGACACCAAAGGAAAAAGAAGTGCTGGTCGAGCTGGGGCAAGGGGCTTGCAATCGTGAAATAGCATCCCGTTTATTTATCAGTGAGTTCACCGTCAAAAAGCATGTCAGTCAGATCTTGGCCAAGCTGCGACTGGCAGATCGTACGCAGGCAGCATTATATGCCAATGCGATTGGTCTAGCGAAGTACGAGCCAACCAATATGATGATGCGCTAA
- a CDS encoding YveK family protein translates to MEKTILDYLVLIKKRLWLIAIFVILSCVTTYIVSDNVVKPVYSASSQLLVNHISAKQGSNNLNDVNTSLNLVESYKQILTSPKIMDAVVATHPEFNLTSQKLAEKLQIKSSDKSQVIGLTFEAGNYPQAAAVVNAVTQKFVQTVPGLMELNNVKILNEADPQANPDPINGNPLMNIAISFLVSLMIALGTIVFLESINGTLRTEKEADADIGIPVIASIPVIRKKDIDGVAGNSKERVGERKYAAIE, encoded by the coding sequence GTGGAGAAAACCATATTGGATTATCTAGTCCTAATCAAAAAAAGATTGTGGCTGATTGCGATTTTTGTCATTCTCTCATGCGTAACGACTTACATTGTGAGCGACAATGTCGTAAAGCCAGTCTACTCCGCTTCAAGCCAACTGCTGGTTAATCATATTTCCGCCAAGCAGGGGAGTAACAATCTGAATGACGTCAACACAAGTCTTAATTTGGTGGAAAGCTACAAGCAAATTCTCACTTCGCCTAAAATTATGGACGCTGTGGTAGCGACTCATCCTGAGTTCAATTTGACGTCGCAAAAGTTGGCAGAGAAGCTGCAGATTAAATCCTCGGATAAAAGTCAGGTGATTGGCTTGACGTTTGAGGCAGGGAATTATCCTCAGGCCGCAGCGGTTGTAAACGCAGTAACCCAGAAATTCGTGCAGACGGTTCCTGGATTGATGGAATTAAATAATGTGAAAATTTTAAATGAAGCGGACCCGCAGGCCAATCCTGACCCGATTAATGGGAATCCGCTCATGAATATTGCGATTAGTTTTCTCGTATCGCTGATGATTGCGCTGGGCACGATTGTGTTCCTGGAAAGCATTAACGGCACGCTACGTACGGAAAAAGAAGCGGATGCAGACATCGGCATTCCTGTAATTGCATCGATTCCCGTCATTCGCAAGAAGGACATCGATGGAGTGGCCGGAAATTCCAAAGAACGGGTAGGGGAGCGTAAATATGCTGCGATTGAATGA
- a CDS encoding CpsD/CapB family tyrosine-protein kinase produces MLRLNDMLITESNPSSYISESFRSLRTYIRQQVIGQKDRGTVLLLTSPESGAGKTTMIANIGVSFAQEGKKVALVDCNLHRPALHEIFGMENTGGLSAYLRGGASSKSIVRHGGLELSVVPGGDSLYNAADLLGSERMAELMEELKREYDIILLDSAPALNYTDARLIAGLTDGVILVAKHGRTKREDLRKTKQLMEQASATLVGIVMNQVK; encoded by the coding sequence ATGCTGCGATTGAATGACATGTTGATTACAGAAAGTAATCCATCATCGTATATCTCGGAATCATTTCGATCCCTCCGTACATACATCCGGCAGCAGGTGATCGGGCAAAAGGACCGTGGGACGGTTCTTTTGTTAACCTCGCCGGAAAGCGGAGCGGGAAAAACAACAATGATCGCCAACATCGGAGTTTCCTTTGCTCAAGAAGGCAAGAAGGTGGCTCTGGTGGATTGCAATCTGCATAGACCAGCGCTGCACGAGATATTCGGTATGGAGAATACCGGAGGTCTATCGGCTTATTTGCGCGGTGGGGCTTCTTCCAAATCTATCGTTAGGCATGGTGGACTGGAGCTATCGGTTGTTCCTGGTGGGGACAGTCTGTATAACGCAGCAGATTTACTCGGTAGCGAACGTATGGCAGAGCTGATGGAAGAGCTTAAACGTGAATATGACATCATCTTACTTGATTCGGCGCCAGCGCTGAATTATACGGATGCTCGTCTGATTGCAGGCTTGACGGATGGTGTGATTCTCGTTGCCAAGCATGGCCGGACCAAACGGGAAGATCTACGCAAAACAAAGCAACTCATGGAGCAGGCTAGCGCGACGCTGGTTGGAATTGTGATGAATCAGGTGAAGTAA
- the galU gene encoding UTP--glucose-1-phosphate uridylyltransferase GalU: MKKVKKAIIPAAGLGTRFLPATKAMPKEMLPIINKPTIQYIVEEAIASGIEDIIIVTGKGKRAIEDHFDNAFELESKLLEDGKLKLLEEVQRSSGVEIHYIRQKEPKGLGHAVWCARRFIGDEPFGVLLGDDIVTGQKPCLRQLMDQYEETQNSVIGVQRVPQEFTNRYGIIEPDQQDGRLYRVNNFIEKPAPGTAPSDLAIMGRYVFSPKIFKYLDLQEKGAGGEIQLTDAIQKLNQSERVYAYDFEGTRYDVGERLGYILTTLEFALASDDLKYPVMEAMNEWLKKTEKATTVG, from the coding sequence ATGAAAAAAGTGAAAAAGGCCATTATTCCAGCAGCAGGATTGGGAACGCGCTTCCTCCCTGCTACCAAAGCAATGCCTAAGGAAATGCTTCCGATTATCAATAAGCCTACGATTCAATATATCGTGGAAGAAGCGATTGCTTCTGGTATCGAGGACATTATTATCGTTACGGGTAAAGGTAAACGTGCCATTGAGGACCACTTTGACAACGCATTTGAGTTGGAATCAAAGCTGCTCGAGGACGGTAAGCTGAAGCTTCTGGAGGAAGTACAGCGTTCTTCGGGAGTGGAAATCCATTACATTCGCCAGAAAGAACCGAAAGGTCTGGGACATGCGGTGTGGTGCGCAAGACGCTTTATCGGGGACGAGCCATTTGGTGTGCTGTTGGGCGACGATATCGTAACAGGTCAAAAACCTTGTCTGCGCCAGCTGATGGATCAATATGAGGAAACACAAAATTCTGTGATCGGCGTGCAGCGGGTACCACAGGAATTCACGAACCGGTATGGCATCATTGAACCGGACCAACAGGACGGACGATTGTACCGAGTGAATAATTTTATTGAAAAACCGGCTCCAGGCACAGCCCCATCCGATCTGGCTATTATGGGTCGTTATGTGTTCTCACCGAAAATTTTCAAATATCTTGATCTTCAGGAAAAAGGAGCTGGCGGCGAAATTCAGTTGACGGATGCGATCCAAAAGCTGAATCAGAGTGAACGCGTATACGCCTATGACTTTGAAGGCACGCGTTATGACGTAGGTGAACGTCTTGGATATATTTTAACCACTCTTGAATTTGCACTTGCCAGCGATGATTTGAAGTATCCGGTTATGGAGGCCATGAATGAATGGCTGAAAAAGACCGAGAAAGCAACCACAGTGGGTTGA
- a CDS encoding sugar transferase, translated as MSMENLPEDGEAVMSGKAFYMPYGNTQIQDKTSYLVTKRLLDMLLSFVGLIVLLPLFAVVAILIKLEDPKGSVFFKQTRVGKNEKLFDMYKFRSMVSNAEELKKDLMELNEVSGAMFKIKNDPRITKIGSFLRKTSIDEIPQLWNVLVGDMTLVGPRPPLPSEVEQYSDYDKQRLIVTPGCTGYWQVSARNSVGFEEMVQMDLKYIHVRNTWLDLKIIMKTGVKMLFSKDAY; from the coding sequence ATGAGCATGGAAAATTTACCGGAGGATGGCGAGGCTGTCATGTCAGGTAAAGCGTTTTACATGCCATACGGAAATACACAAATTCAGGATAAAACGTCCTACCTGGTCACAAAACGCCTCCTTGATATGCTGCTGTCTTTCGTGGGCTTAATCGTCTTGCTCCCGCTGTTTGCAGTGGTGGCCATTCTGATTAAGCTCGAAGACCCAAAGGGAAGTGTGTTTTTCAAGCAAACTCGGGTGGGCAAGAATGAGAAGTTATTCGATATGTATAAATTCCGTTCAATGGTGTCCAATGCCGAGGAACTGAAAAAGGACTTGATGGAGCTGAATGAAGTGAGCGGCGCCATGTTCAAAATTAAAAACGATCCTCGGATCACGAAAATTGGCAGTTTTCTACGCAAGACGAGTATTGATGAGATTCCGCAGCTGTGGAATGTGTTGGTTGGAGATATGACTTTAGTCGGTCCGCGCCCGCCGTTGCCCAGCGAGGTTGAGCAATACTCCGATTATGACAAGCAGCGTCTGATTGTAACGCCGGGATGTACGGGTTACTGGCAGGTGAGCGCACGTAACAGTGTAGGCTTCGAAGAAATGGTGCAAATGGATTTGAAGTATATTCATGTTCGCAATACGTGGCTCGATCTGAAAATTATCATGAAAACAGGCGTTAAGATGCTGTTCTCCAAGGATGCTTACTGA
- a CDS encoding glycosyltransferase → MDAFKRCPAVSVVICTYNRADLLEKTLMSLLKLEDLALAEIIVVDNRSTDHTAATIKRFTVAHGQDIHLRYHYEREQGLSAARNAGITLSKADVIAFLDDDAIPCVTWLQTIMSAFGNNPELTAMGGKIDPKFETERPNWLTGPLELPYTIIDLGKSVREYPAGLNPFGANMAMRKTAFAAVMFPLHLGRKGDILLSGEESWVFEQIRKNGGTIMYHPHMAVEHFVPASRLTREWIMNRYYCQGMSNAAQAAGLRGNAMLMAKVAAKVLYITVDSLLARTEGRKLLNRCRLENIRGTLDTLRNRKSESAAG, encoded by the coding sequence ATGGATGCATTTAAGCGATGTCCCGCAGTGTCCGTCGTTATTTGCACCTATAACCGGGCGGACCTGCTGGAGAAAACGTTAATGTCTCTGCTGAAGCTGGAAGACCTTGCACTGGCTGAGATCATTGTGGTCGATAATCGATCTACCGATCATACAGCAGCAACGATCAAAAGATTTACCGTTGCACATGGCCAAGACATTCATCTTCGGTATCATTATGAGCGCGAACAAGGACTGTCTGCCGCTCGTAATGCCGGCATTACGTTATCAAAAGCAGACGTCATTGCTTTTCTGGATGATGATGCAATTCCGTGTGTTACATGGCTGCAAACGATTATGTCGGCCTTTGGGAACAATCCCGAGCTGACGGCTATGGGTGGGAAAATTGATCCTAAGTTTGAAACGGAACGGCCGAACTGGTTGACAGGGCCACTTGAACTGCCTTACACGATTATTGATTTGGGGAAATCCGTTCGTGAATATCCGGCGGGACTGAATCCATTTGGAGCGAATATGGCTATGCGCAAAACGGCTTTCGCCGCCGTCATGTTCCCGCTTCACTTGGGCAGAAAGGGAGATATCCTACTATCTGGTGAAGAATCGTGGGTATTCGAGCAAATCCGTAAAAATGGTGGAACGATTATGTATCATCCACACATGGCTGTAGAACATTTTGTTCCGGCTTCACGCTTAACGAGAGAATGGATTATGAATCGCTACTATTGTCAGGGTATGTCTAATGCTGCTCAGGCTGCAGGTCTGCGCGGCAACGCGATGCTGATGGCAAAAGTGGCAGCCAAAGTGTTATACATCACGGTGGATTCCCTGCTGGCACGTACTGAGGGCAGGAAGCTGTTGAACCGGTGCAGGCTTGAAAATATCCGCGGAACGCTGGATACACTGCGCAACCGGAAAAGCGAGTCAGCTGCGGGGTGA
- a CDS encoding O-antigen ligase family protein, which translates to MSNYPWTSRINTIQHVFIFLLGALAVGIAATYQPVVSIAAVCLLLLLAVSIHHPERISYAVLLSTAVSVDSLYQGGVFGIEILSLYKLGILALLVPCMLVYGIRLKFSYPVWALVIMLGITFGFSAWLPLLTTSIAVKAFVGLSLPFFFLLIQWKKDVAEKHIRLISLLPIISVVIGLGLQVLGLHSFTDVEFTGAVRVQGANIPPHLAMLSFLGIAVSLIEVKRKPRQAAFYYTVLALNFLILIATGTRGPILALLLMFAVYLFDIARQYLKGKVNYLLPLAGSFLVALGAVALQWNNLKKRSFERETDTGIDLSGRSEAWEYFLNRVHDYPWSGRGLGAVTVANDGTLFNGFVVPHNEYIRFYFDTGYIGCGLLMLSLLIVFALIYRSLAKSIKPYFATLIAGFLIYSFSDNTLSTVQMIIPFCWYLNALYQTSTQTDFRKEK; encoded by the coding sequence ATGAGTAACTATCCTTGGACTTCCAGAATAAACACCATACAGCATGTTTTTATTTTTCTACTAGGCGCTCTTGCTGTAGGAATTGCAGCTACCTATCAACCTGTGGTCAGTATTGCAGCGGTATGCTTACTGCTTTTGTTGGCTGTCTCTATCCATCATCCAGAGCGCATCAGCTATGCAGTTTTGCTAAGCACAGCGGTCTCGGTCGATTCTCTGTATCAGGGTGGCGTGTTCGGCATTGAGATATTGTCATTGTACAAATTGGGCATCTTGGCTCTGCTAGTGCCTTGCATGCTCGTATATGGCATTCGTCTCAAGTTCAGCTATCCAGTCTGGGCATTGGTGATCATGCTGGGGATTACATTTGGATTTTCAGCATGGCTGCCTTTGTTAACGACCTCGATTGCCGTCAAGGCGTTCGTGGGACTATCACTGCCCTTCTTTTTTTTACTGATCCAGTGGAAAAAGGATGTGGCGGAAAAGCATATTCGGTTGATCAGCCTGTTGCCGATTATTAGTGTGGTCATTGGATTAGGCTTGCAGGTTTTAGGGTTGCATTCATTTACGGATGTGGAATTTACGGGCGCAGTCAGAGTACAAGGAGCGAATATACCGCCGCATTTGGCAATGCTCTCCTTTCTCGGAATTGCCGTCTCGCTGATTGAGGTCAAGCGCAAACCTAGGCAAGCTGCCTTTTATTACACGGTGTTGGCACTGAACTTTTTAATCCTGATCGCCACCGGTACACGTGGGCCGATTCTGGCATTGTTATTAATGTTTGCTGTGTATCTGTTTGATATTGCCCGTCAATACCTCAAGGGAAAAGTCAATTATTTGCTACCGCTGGCCGGATCGTTTTTGGTTGCTCTGGGGGCGGTGGCCCTGCAATGGAACAATTTAAAAAAACGCTCCTTCGAACGGGAGACCGACACAGGCATTGACCTATCGGGACGCTCGGAGGCATGGGAATATTTTTTGAACAGAGTACATGATTACCCTTGGTCAGGCAGAGGACTTGGCGCGGTAACGGTTGCGAACGACGGGACTTTATTCAATGGTTTTGTTGTACCGCATAACGAGTATATACGCTTTTATTTTGATACCGGATATATCGGTTGCGGGCTCTTAATGCTTTCATTACTGATTGTGTTCGCTCTTATTTACCGGTCACTTGCCAAGTCTATTAAACCTTATTTTGCAACTTTAATTGCAGGTTTTTTGATCTACTCGTTTTCAGATAATACGTTGTCGACGGTTCAGATGATTATTCCGTTTTGCTGGTATTTGAATGCATTATACCAAACATCTACTCAAACCGATTTTCGCAAAGAGAAGTGA
- a CDS encoding WecB/TagA/CpsF family glycosyltransferase — translation MSRVNMFDVNFDNYDFNDLLEFIDTSIEHQRHSYILTCNVDHVIKLRKDDEFRKVYSDAGAVVADGMPIIWASKLLKKPLKQKVSGSDLFTRLGEAFEDRGYRLFFLGAADGIPEKAMLNLQESYPNMNVVGCYSPSYGFEKNEEENRYIIQLLQEARPDIVFVGVGAPKQEKWIYRYYETYRAPVSIGVGATFDFLSGNVKRAPELMQKTGFEWFWRLSQEPKRLWKRYLIEDSQFLVLLFKEMFKRKRMKGGQG, via the coding sequence ATGAGCAGAGTGAACATGTTCGATGTCAACTTTGATAATTACGATTTTAATGATCTACTCGAATTTATAGATACTTCTATTGAGCATCAGCGTCATTCCTACATTTTGACCTGTAATGTCGATCATGTGATCAAGCTTCGCAAGGATGATGAATTCCGCAAGGTATATTCGGATGCCGGAGCTGTAGTGGCTGATGGAATGCCTATCATTTGGGCGTCTAAGTTACTGAAAAAGCCCCTCAAACAAAAGGTGTCAGGCTCCGATTTGTTCACCCGGCTGGGAGAGGCATTTGAGGATCGAGGCTATCGTTTATTTTTTCTGGGTGCAGCTGACGGTATTCCTGAGAAGGCTATGCTTAATCTCCAGGAATCCTATCCAAACATGAATGTGGTGGGCTGCTATTCTCCTTCTTATGGCTTTGAGAAAAACGAAGAGGAGAACAGATACATTATCCAGTTGCTCCAAGAGGCTCGCCCAGACATCGTTTTTGTAGGTGTAGGAGCACCAAAGCAGGAAAAATGGATTTACAGATATTATGAGACTTACCGCGCTCCAGTTTCGATTGGGGTGGGAGCGACCTTTGATTTCCTGTCGGGGAATGTAAAGAGAGCACCGGAGCTGATGCAGAAGACAGGATTTGAATGGTTTTGGAGGTTGTCTCAGGAGCCTAAACGATTGTGGAAAAGATATTTGATTGAGGATTCCCAGTTCCTCGTTCTGCTGTTTAAAGAGATGTTCAAGCGGAAGCGGATGAAGGGAGGCCAGGGGTGA
- a CDS encoding O-antigen ligase family protein, whose amino-acid sequence MSRLADQQISFWLGSRRGIGMIGMGVLACMLPLAIGFVSAKMNPTTSQQGAILLAIVFPAFLLAILQSRLLISYTLVVWAVGPEIRRIADWLEGTYHSVSLLSVAPLLVSSMLIIPVLRGIHLAEKPLTRIAVFFGIELAYGSVVGLFKNGIVFAYDLANYVVPLLLLPYLAIKPMKAKELDRLLYSYANIAVLVAIYGIIQYLTVPPWDAFWMNHVEMNSIGMPEPLQIRVFSSMNSPGPCAIFLAMALVPMLMEKRWRGTLGWIGVLLTVVCLLVTLVRSAWLIAFVMLLAYILSSSSKGKWKTLFQLAIVGLLLYIIVPKLPGAEGLVARMQTLTDIQQDHSYNERLDLLHTMLPAITSNPVGQGIGSVGIGTKLDNGGDLGELGIMDNGYIAIFLTFGICGAFFFFGGLIVIIKRLLVRIAERNSSQPYIRLALATWAGAVASLISDNGFPGMRGYLIWMMIGIGLWAKDVIAERR is encoded by the coding sequence ATGAGTCGGTTGGCAGATCAGCAGATTTCCTTCTGGCTAGGAAGTCGGCGTGGAATCGGCATGATTGGTATGGGGGTGCTGGCTTGTATGCTGCCACTCGCCATCGGATTTGTCAGCGCCAAGATGAATCCCACCACGAGCCAGCAGGGAGCCATATTGCTGGCGATCGTTTTTCCGGCCTTCCTGCTGGCGATCTTGCAATCACGGCTACTGATTTCTTACACACTGGTGGTGTGGGCAGTAGGCCCGGAAATCCGCCGCATTGCAGATTGGTTGGAGGGAACGTATCACTCGGTTTCCTTGTTGAGCGTGGCGCCGCTGCTGGTAAGCAGCATGCTGATCATTCCTGTGCTGCGGGGTATTCATCTGGCGGAAAAGCCATTAACCCGAATTGCTGTATTTTTCGGCATAGAATTGGCCTACGGAAGTGTGGTCGGGTTATTCAAAAATGGTATTGTTTTTGCTTATGATTTGGCCAATTATGTGGTTCCATTGCTTCTATTGCCTTATCTTGCGATTAAGCCAATGAAAGCAAAGGAGCTGGACCGACTGCTGTATTCATACGCCAACATTGCTGTTCTTGTAGCGATATACGGCATTATTCAGTACTTGACGGTGCCTCCTTGGGATGCATTTTGGATGAATCATGTGGAAATGAATTCCATTGGGATGCCAGAACCGCTTCAAATCAGAGTGTTTTCTTCCATGAACTCGCCCGGCCCATGCGCTATTTTCCTGGCAATGGCACTTGTACCGATGCTGATGGAGAAACGGTGGCGAGGCACTTTGGGATGGATTGGAGTCCTGCTAACAGTTGTTTGTCTTTTGGTCACGCTCGTACGTTCAGCCTGGCTGATTGCATTCGTCATGTTGCTGGCTTACATTCTCAGCTCATCCTCCAAAGGAAAGTGGAAGACTCTGTTTCAACTTGCTATCGTCGGCCTTCTTCTCTACATCATCGTTCCAAAACTTCCGGGGGCAGAAGGTTTGGTGGCTCGCATGCAGACGTTGACAGATATTCAACAGGATCATTCGTACAATGAACGTTTGGATCTACTGCATACAATGCTTCCGGCGATTACTAGCAATCCGGTCGGGCAGGGGATCGGGAGTGTAGGAATCGGAACCAAGCTTGATAACGGCGGCGATCTCGGTGAACTTGGGATTATGGATAATGGATATATTGCCATTTTCCTCACCTTCGGTATTTGCGGAGCATTCTTTTTCTTCGGTGGTCTGATCGTTATCATCAAGCGCCTTCTCGTCCGTATTGCCGAACGGAATTCCAGTCAGCCTTATATCAGACTGGCGTTGGCTACATGGGCCGGAGCTGTAGCCAGTCTCATATCGGATAATGGTTTCCCCGGTATGCGCGGCTATTTGATCTGGATGATGATCGGAATAGGACTATGGGCAAAAGATGTCATCGCGGAAAGAAGGTAA